In Oceaniferula flava, one genomic interval encodes:
- a CDS encoding DUF7133 domain-containing protein produces MTRPPFINSLLRSSLLTGIVATATGSLFANPPELDITKYADSDVTPSPACLSAAPNGDVYVGVDLLGSLGKGSGKGSIVKLVDTDNDGKADKHTVFAKVDNPRGLFAVGDKLYVLHTVIPPGKKMTGMHLSVFTDADGDGKADGPAKRLVKNVSTLKSNQKRGADHTTNGIRMGIDGWIYIAVGDFGFVGAEGTDGKKITQLGGGILRVRPDGTEMEVYTHGLRNIYDVAIDPFMNIFTRGNTNDGGGWNVRFIHQIQSGEYGYPVLFKHFTHEAIPALKDLGGGSGTGALFFQEPGWPEKYNNVPMMADWGRNHLYIHRITPDGPTYTQQAEDFIQSPQISDVDVDGSGRLYLAAWDGAGYKGSPKKGFIQQVTPKNWKYTPFPELGKLSQDALVKGLRSPSSTTRLHVSQEILRRAKPDSYGDAVLAIAKDSSASAESRVAAIFTYAQMMGSKGIDSLQELAKDASVRESALRAMADRKLIATSLDTAPFIAGIKDENPRVQVASAVALARIGKQSAAEALLSVSQPPAPDNNAAKSVAAPVYSSQPITGDQTLDIDVDINRIKDMYLIIESTDDDASQDFAAWFDPILVDDKGKESKLSKLINKATRKNPNPTKIQHPSSPKSELKMVNGKSASQGYAGKAFSVIHFKIAFEYVRLKATIGLTDKSKGQGSVRFVVSATAPILDDAKREGPHATPNSPIILPHIAVQSLVELEAIDASLAALDGDNQDGALWALRLMHDQKVVDGLIAKLNSTSDGKLQIKILSALARLYTREKAYDGSWWWGTQPDTRGPYYKPETWEASSKIETAYRSAYEKSSVAGKNQLAAIATKHRMNLKGIGKMEVVKKNTGKKVGDLSIEDVMLAFEKNKFDKANGKKVFAGMAACGACHNLKPEDPIKGPNLLTLGGHLTRDQIAEAILKPEATIADSWVDVTMKDGSTKHTGTLVSKTDTEVVIHNIAGIPMKLKMADVAKVAKADSTLMGPHLADQLSIKDFTDMVNYLQSLK; encoded by the coding sequence ATGACGAGACCACCATTCATCAACTCCTTGTTGCGATCTTCCCTGCTCACAGGGATCGTCGCCACCGCGACCGGCAGCTTGTTTGCCAACCCACCCGAACTGGACATCACCAAGTATGCCGACAGTGATGTGACTCCATCGCCAGCCTGTTTATCAGCGGCCCCTAATGGTGACGTCTACGTCGGGGTGGATCTACTTGGCTCACTGGGCAAAGGCTCGGGCAAAGGAAGCATTGTGAAATTGGTGGACACCGACAACGATGGCAAAGCGGACAAGCATACTGTCTTTGCCAAGGTCGACAACCCACGCGGCCTCTTTGCCGTTGGAGACAAACTTTACGTGCTGCACACCGTGATCCCTCCCGGGAAAAAAATGACCGGCATGCACCTCAGCGTCTTCACCGATGCTGACGGCGACGGCAAGGCCGATGGTCCAGCTAAGCGACTGGTCAAAAACGTCTCCACTCTGAAATCCAACCAAAAACGTGGCGCAGACCACACCACCAATGGGATCCGCATGGGCATTGACGGCTGGATTTACATCGCTGTGGGCGATTTCGGATTTGTCGGAGCTGAAGGCACCGATGGGAAAAAGATCACCCAGCTCGGCGGTGGCATCCTCCGTGTGCGTCCCGACGGCACAGAGATGGAAGTCTACACCCACGGCCTGCGCAACATCTACGATGTCGCCATCGACCCCTTCATGAACATCTTCACCCGCGGCAACACCAACGATGGTGGCGGCTGGAATGTGCGATTCATCCACCAGATTCAGTCCGGTGAGTATGGCTACCCGGTTCTCTTCAAGCACTTCACCCACGAAGCCATTCCGGCCCTCAAGGACCTCGGTGGAGGATCAGGAACGGGTGCTCTTTTCTTCCAGGAACCAGGCTGGCCTGAGAAATACAACAATGTGCCAATGATGGCGGACTGGGGACGCAACCACCTCTACATCCACCGTATCACCCCTGACGGCCCGACCTACACGCAGCAAGCGGAAGACTTCATCCAGAGCCCTCAGATCTCTGATGTCGACGTCGACGGCTCCGGCCGACTCTACCTCGCCGCTTGGGATGGCGCCGGATACAAGGGCAGCCCGAAGAAAGGCTTCATCCAGCAAGTGACACCCAAGAATTGGAAATACACCCCCTTCCCTGAGCTCGGCAAACTCTCCCAAGACGCCCTGGTCAAGGGGCTGCGCTCTCCTAGTTCCACCACTCGCCTGCACGTCTCGCAAGAAATCCTGCGCCGTGCCAAGCCGGACAGCTATGGCGATGCCGTTCTGGCGATCGCCAAAGACAGCTCCGCCAGCGCCGAATCCCGGGTAGCCGCGATCTTCACCTACGCCCAGATGATGGGCTCCAAGGGGATTGACTCCCTGCAAGAACTTGCCAAAGACGCCAGCGTCCGCGAATCCGCACTCCGCGCCATGGCCGATCGCAAGCTGATCGCCACCAGCCTGGACACCGCGCCCTTCATCGCCGGCATCAAGGACGAGAACCCACGCGTTCAGGTCGCTTCCGCCGTCGCTCTGGCACGAATCGGAAAACAATCCGCCGCGGAAGCGCTGCTCAGCGTGTCCCAGCCACCGGCACCCGACAACAATGCCGCCAAATCCGTGGCCGCTCCGGTTTACTCCAGTCAACCGATCACCGGTGACCAAACGCTCGATATCGACGTCGATATCAACCGCATCAAGGACATGTATCTCATCATCGAAAGCACCGATGATGATGCCAGCCAGGACTTCGCCGCCTGGTTTGATCCGATTCTGGTCGATGACAAAGGCAAGGAAAGCAAGCTCTCCAAGCTCATCAACAAAGCCACGAGAAAGAACCCTAACCCAACGAAAATCCAGCACCCGTCCAGCCCAAAATCTGAGCTGAAAATGGTCAACGGCAAGTCCGCCAGCCAAGGTTATGCCGGTAAGGCCTTCTCGGTGATCCACTTCAAGATCGCCTTCGAATACGTCCGCCTCAAGGCCACCATCGGCCTCACGGACAAGTCCAAGGGACAAGGCAGCGTGCGCTTCGTGGTCTCCGCCACCGCCCCCATCCTCGATGATGCCAAGCGCGAAGGCCCTCACGCCACACCGAACTCCCCCATCATCCTGCCTCACATCGCGGTGCAGTCACTGGTGGAACTGGAAGCCATCGATGCCAGCCTCGCCGCCCTCGATGGTGACAACCAAGACGGAGCACTCTGGGCCCTGCGCTTGATGCACGACCAGAAAGTCGTCGACGGCCTGATTGCCAAACTCAACTCCACCAGCGACGGCAAGCTGCAGATCAAGATCCTCAGCGCCCTGGCTCGCCTTTACACCCGGGAAAAAGCCTACGACGGCTCCTGGTGGTGGGGCACCCAGCCAGACACCCGCGGACCATACTACAAGCCGGAAACTTGGGAGGCCTCCTCGAAAATCGAGACCGCTTATCGCTCGGCCTATGAAAAATCCAGCGTCGCCGGCAAGAACCAGCTCGCCGCCATCGCCACCAAACACCGCATGAACCTCAAAGGCATCGGTAAAATGGAAGTGGTGAAAAAGAACACCGGCAAAAAAGTGGGCGACCTCTCGATCGAGGACGTCATGCTCGCCTTCGAGAAAAATAAATTCGACAAGGCGAACGGGAAAAAAGTCTTCGCCGGCATGGCCGCCTGCGGTGCCTGCCACAACCTCAAGCCGGAAGACCCGATCAAAGGGCCAAACCTGCTGACCTTGGGCGGACACCTGACCCGTGACCAGATTGCCGAAGCCATCCTCAAGCCGGAAGCCACCATCGCGGACAGCTGGGTAGACGTCACCATGAAGGACGGCAGCACCAAGCACACCGGCACCTTGGTATCCAAGACCGATACCGAAGTGGTGATCCACAATATCGCCGGCATTCCGATGAAATTGAAGATGGCAGACGTGGCCAAGGTTGCCAAAGCCGACTCCACCCTCATGGGGCCGCACCTGGCCGATCAGCTGTCGATTAAGGACTTCACCGACATGGTCAATTACCTGCAATCGCTGAAATAA
- a CDS encoding SpoIIE family protein phosphatase, with amino-acid sequence MRLKYKLSLAMILAAAVPSAIVVLVLQQLGYRHLLAERGQLYRTEAHAAAQSLSQSVNREVSQLQSLLQISTTIESFTETANVADPSRSEDQRAEADQELENNWSSLPGQDSRLRAILQNPAARQLRTFQAGNPLVNEILITDRAGRVIAATKKTSDYIQSDELWWQRGTELKSNRIWFDSLHQDESAAVYSLDIVLPIYNLRGDLQGVMKAVFNVAPLFATIPAALDGRADQVDVVDAQGAVLARINQPLYQALSDSLADSVMAKVLQTGNGGWFLATAPSSNSERMYGTASARLGANAEADHQIFVVVSIPAAEVTVPIQNQLRWILFGSSMALLLCLTTVLLYVQAKITRPLEQLRDGTQSISASARLRVGDETVADRQQAHQVVENLHDIRTGDEIEELASSFATMGSRVLRYHRHLESEVAEKTALIHQDLEMAKEFQEAMLPDHYPKVPSPRPEEEHLKLHFWHLYQPADTLGGDFFDMFQISEHRAGLFIADVMGHGARSALVTAILRALLPGLVEAAADPGVFMQQLNQHFLEIMERSRQTIFVTAFFIVLDTKDETVTYVTAGHPSPVYTNRSAGDTDYLFHAVKNQPALGLIPGAQYEAHSRALQADDVYLLFTDGLIEAENAEGEMFGDGQLIETVHAHRQLPVDELTHAVVERLNEFTGNRPLDDDLCLVAVLTDHGPAGGAVRS; translated from the coding sequence ATGCGATTGAAATACAAACTCTCTCTGGCGATGATCCTGGCGGCAGCAGTGCCGAGTGCGATCGTGGTGCTGGTGCTGCAGCAGCTTGGTTACCGGCATCTGCTGGCTGAGCGCGGACAGCTGTATCGGACCGAGGCGCACGCCGCGGCGCAGAGCCTGAGCCAGTCGGTCAACCGCGAGGTCTCCCAGCTGCAATCGCTGCTGCAAATTTCCACCACCATCGAGTCGTTCACCGAGACCGCCAACGTCGCCGATCCCAGCCGCAGCGAGGACCAGCGCGCCGAAGCGGACCAGGAGCTGGAAAACAACTGGTCGTCACTGCCTGGACAAGACAGCCGGCTTCGCGCCATCTTGCAGAACCCCGCCGCCCGACAGCTGCGAACCTTCCAAGCGGGCAACCCGCTGGTCAATGAAATCCTCATCACCGATCGCGCTGGCCGGGTGATCGCGGCGACGAAGAAAACCTCCGATTACATTCAGAGCGATGAACTCTGGTGGCAGCGCGGCACGGAACTAAAATCTAACAGGATCTGGTTTGACAGCCTGCATCAGGATGAAAGTGCTGCGGTGTATTCGCTCGATATCGTCTTGCCCATCTACAACCTGCGGGGAGATCTGCAGGGGGTGATGAAGGCGGTTTTCAATGTGGCTCCCCTGTTTGCCACTATTCCTGCCGCCTTGGACGGCCGGGCCGACCAGGTAGACGTGGTCGACGCCCAGGGTGCGGTGCTGGCGCGCATCAACCAGCCCCTCTACCAGGCGCTCAGTGACTCCTTGGCGGATTCGGTGATGGCCAAAGTCCTGCAAACAGGCAACGGCGGGTGGTTTCTCGCCACAGCCCCCAGCTCGAACAGCGAGCGTATGTATGGCACCGCCAGCGCACGCTTGGGGGCCAATGCCGAGGCGGATCATCAGATCTTTGTCGTCGTCTCCATCCCTGCCGCGGAGGTGACCGTGCCGATCCAGAATCAGCTCCGCTGGATTTTGTTCGGATCCAGCATGGCGCTGCTGCTCTGCCTGACCACGGTTCTGCTCTACGTTCAGGCCAAGATCACCCGCCCCCTGGAACAGCTTCGTGACGGCACCCAGAGTATTTCGGCCAGCGCACGTTTACGGGTCGGCGACGAGACGGTGGCGGATCGGCAGCAGGCGCACCAAGTGGTCGAGAACCTGCACGACATCCGCACCGGGGATGAGATAGAAGAGCTTGCCAGCAGCTTTGCCACCATGGGCTCACGGGTGCTGCGTTACCATCGCCATTTGGAAAGTGAAGTGGCTGAGAAGACGGCATTGATTCACCAGGATCTGGAAATGGCGAAGGAATTTCAGGAAGCGATGCTCCCCGACCACTACCCCAAGGTCCCCAGCCCCCGCCCTGAGGAAGAACATCTCAAGCTGCACTTCTGGCACCTCTATCAGCCGGCCGACACCTTAGGGGGCGACTTTTTCGACATGTTCCAGATTTCCGAACATCGGGCCGGGCTGTTCATTGCGGATGTCATGGGGCACGGTGCGAGGTCGGCTCTGGTCACCGCCATCCTGCGAGCCTTGCTACCGGGCCTGGTCGAGGCCGCTGCCGATCCTGGGGTCTTCATGCAGCAGCTGAACCAGCATTTTCTGGAGATCATGGAGCGCAGCAGGCAGACGATCTTTGTCACCGCCTTTTTCATCGTGCTCGATACCAAGGATGAAACCGTCACCTACGTCACCGCCGGTCACCCGTCGCCAGTCTACACCAACCGGAGCGCGGGCGACACCGATTACCTCTTCCATGCGGTGAAAAACCAACCCGCACTCGGTCTCATTCCGGGAGCCCAGTATGAGGCCCACAGCCGCGCCCTGCAGGCTGACGATGTCTACCTGCTGTTCACCGACGGCCTGATCGAAGCGGAAAATGCCGAGGGCGAGATGTTTGGCGACGGTCAACTCATCGAGACCGTGCACGCCCACCGCCAGCTGCCGGTGGATGAACTGACCCATGCGGTGGTGGAGCGCCTGAACGAATTCACTGGCAACCGGCCACTTGACGACGATTTATGCTTGGTGGCGGTGCTCACCGATCACGGACCAGCGGGGGGTGCGGTCCGATCCTGA
- a CDS encoding tetratricopeptide repeat protein — protein MKSLLAAILIPLTPACLWVDGTTLNGRHVSVGGWNQAKVLRKAMDTPPHDVLLKALILSDESDDITDTELQAISNLLEGNSAAAIETLRRLEHQHPNRYSSAANLGTAYELHGDNRKALKWISEGIRRNPESHHGTEWLHVAILETKIAMEQQSDPLLENPIIPLPKHFDRSTRMEIAGQTRTISEIDKALRYQLQERMTLVKPSDPVVADLLFTYARVIAHTSNLEEALGVLALSREYGYPQLQQLASLEEEYRRMIMIRRVKSYAMIAAGVIAVLCLLVWMSRKKWFFISRKSYLEHQQHSQQE, from the coding sequence ATGAAATCCCTGCTTGCTGCCATCCTGATCCCGCTGACTCCGGCCTGCCTCTGGGTGGATGGCACGACCTTGAACGGTCGGCATGTTTCGGTGGGTGGCTGGAACCAGGCCAAGGTGCTGCGCAAGGCGATGGATACTCCTCCGCACGACGTGCTGCTTAAGGCGCTCATTCTCAGCGACGAGTCGGACGACATCACTGACACCGAGCTGCAAGCGATCTCCAACCTGCTCGAAGGCAATTCCGCAGCGGCCATCGAGACACTCAGACGCCTGGAACACCAGCACCCGAATCGCTACAGCAGTGCGGCCAATCTCGGCACCGCTTACGAACTTCATGGCGACAACCGCAAGGCCCTGAAGTGGATCAGCGAAGGGATCCGCAGAAACCCGGAAAGCCATCACGGCACCGAGTGGCTGCACGTTGCGATCTTGGAAACAAAGATCGCCATGGAGCAGCAATCGGACCCGCTGTTAGAAAACCCCATCATCCCACTTCCCAAGCATTTTGATCGCTCCACCCGCATGGAGATCGCCGGGCAGACGCGGACGATTTCCGAAATCGACAAGGCGTTGAGGTATCAACTGCAGGAGCGCATGACCCTGGTCAAACCGAGCGACCCGGTGGTGGCCGATCTATTATTCACATACGCCCGCGTCATTGCACACACCAGCAACCTGGAAGAAGCCCTGGGCGTGCTGGCGCTCAGCCGGGAATACGGTTATCCGCAGCTGCAGCAGCTCGCCTCCCTGGAGGAGGAATACCGGAGGATGATCATGATTCGCCGGGTGAAAAGTTACGCGATGATCGCAGCTGGCGTCATCGCCGTCCTCTGCCTGCTCGTTTGGATGTCTCGGAAAAAGTGGTTTTTTATCAGCCGCAAAAGTTACCTGGAACATCAGCAACACAGCCAGCAAGAATGA